A stretch of Saccharothrix texasensis DNA encodes these proteins:
- a CDS encoding MarR family transcriptional regulator, producing MDGRDFGRELSTAVVAFHEAVGARLGVTAVDQRALALIAGKGPLTAGELAKEINLTPGAVTGVADRLERAGLVRREPDPGDRRRVVISAVPGAFGQVFAGLSAAMDELSARYAPEEQKVIADWVVRAVAVLKEQTRLLGEAGKPSPGRP from the coding sequence ATGGACGGGCGGGACTTCGGACGTGAGCTGAGCACGGCGGTGGTCGCGTTCCACGAGGCCGTCGGCGCGCGGTTGGGCGTGACCGCGGTCGACCAGCGCGCGCTCGCGCTCATCGCGGGCAAGGGCCCGCTGACGGCGGGCGAGCTGGCCAAGGAGATCAACCTGACGCCCGGCGCGGTCACCGGCGTCGCCGACCGGCTCGAACGCGCGGGCCTGGTGCGGCGCGAACCCGATCCCGGCGACCGCAGGCGGGTGGTGATCAGCGCCGTCCCCGGCGCGTTCGGGCAGGTCTTCGCCGGGCTCAGCGCGGCCATGGACGAGCTGAGCGCGCGCTACGCCCCCGAGGAGCAGAAGGTCATCGCGGACTGGGTCGTCCGCGCGGTCGCCGTGCTGAAGGAGCAGACCCGGCTGCTCGGCGAGGCCGGAAAGCCCTCTCCTGGTCGGCCGTGA
- a CDS encoding histidine phosphatase family protein codes for MTSHVYLLRHGQTEWSESGRHTGLTDVPLTDAGVQQARRAGAVLARLRATDLPPALVLTSPRQRAWRTAELAGLHDIERTEELAEWNYGDYEGLTTPRIRETDPGWTVWTHAVPGGETHDEVHARAVKVLDRARQALLSGDVVLVGHGHFSRVLIATWLNLPPSEGVHFGLDPAGTTVLGDERGDPQVRRLNVPAWEVDVD; via the coding sequence GTGACCTCACACGTCTACCTGCTCCGGCACGGTCAAACCGAGTGGTCCGAGAGCGGTCGGCACACCGGGCTGACCGACGTTCCCCTGACCGACGCCGGGGTGCAGCAGGCGCGACGCGCCGGCGCCGTGCTGGCCCGGCTGCGCGCCACCGACCTGCCGCCCGCGCTGGTGCTGACGAGCCCGCGCCAGCGGGCGTGGCGGACCGCCGAGCTGGCCGGGCTGCACGACATCGAGCGCACCGAGGAGCTCGCCGAGTGGAACTACGGCGACTACGAGGGCCTCACCACGCCCCGGATCCGGGAGACCGACCCGGGTTGGACGGTCTGGACCCACGCCGTCCCCGGCGGCGAGACGCACGACGAGGTGCACGCGCGTGCCGTCAAGGTGCTCGACCGGGCACGTCAGGCGCTGCTCAGCGGTGACGTGGTGCTGGTCGGCCACGGCCACTTCAGCCGCGTGCTCATCGCCACCTGGCTGAACCTCCCGCCGAGCGAGGGCGTCCACTTCGGACTGGACCCGGCCGGCACGACGGTGCTCGGCGACGAGCGCGGCGACCCGCAGGTCCGGCGGCTGAACGTGCCCGCCTGGGAAGTCGACGTTGACTGA
- a CDS encoding SAM-dependent methyltransferase yields the protein MQNPPRWVSTNGDVERPNVARLYDYYLGGAHNFAVDREFADRSMNEIPTAAMVQHTRSFLRRAVRLCVAQGIRQFLDLGSGIPTAGNVHEVAQRSDPACRVVYVDNEPATVAHSRTMLRDNAGAAIAEADIRDVGAVLDAPEVRELLDLTRPVAVLMVAILPYLADEDRPVELVRRYRDVLADGSYLVISHLTADEQPELVRKVVGVAAETDSPIVARSKSDVEAMLEGFDLLDPGLVLATKWRGEGEPESGAEAVTYGAVGVKRPTAG from the coding sequence GTGCAGAACCCCCCGAGGTGGGTGTCGACCAACGGTGACGTCGAGCGCCCCAACGTGGCCCGGCTCTACGACTACTACCTCGGTGGCGCGCACAACTTCGCGGTCGACCGCGAGTTCGCCGACCGGTCGATGAACGAGATCCCGACCGCCGCCATGGTCCAGCACACCCGCTCGTTCCTGCGCCGGGCCGTCCGGCTGTGCGTGGCCCAGGGCATCCGGCAGTTCCTCGACCTCGGCTCCGGCATCCCCACCGCGGGCAACGTGCACGAGGTCGCCCAGCGGTCCGACCCGGCGTGCCGCGTGGTGTACGTGGACAACGAGCCCGCCACCGTGGCCCACAGCCGCACCATGCTGCGCGACAACGCGGGCGCGGCCATCGCCGAGGCCGACATCCGGGACGTGGGCGCGGTGCTCGACGCGCCCGAGGTCCGCGAGCTGCTCGACCTGACGCGGCCGGTCGCCGTGCTGATGGTGGCGATCCTGCCGTACCTCGCCGACGAGGACCGCCCGGTCGAGCTGGTCCGCCGCTACCGCGACGTGCTCGCCGACGGCAGCTACCTGGTGATCAGCCACCTGACCGCGGACGAGCAGCCCGAGCTGGTGCGCAAGGTGGTGGGCGTGGCCGCCGAGACGGACTCGCCGATCGTGGCGCGGTCCAAGTCGGACGTCGAGGCGATGCTCGAGGGCTTCGACCTGCTCGACCCCGGGCTGGTGCTGGCGACGAAGTGGCGTGGCGAGGGCGAGCCGGAGTCCGGCGCCGAGGCCGTCACCTACGGCGCGGTGGGCGTGAAGCGGCCGACCGCCGGCTGA
- a CDS encoding GNAT family N-acetyltransferase: MTDPRVRRVREEDVPAVVALVEELAEYERARHECHLTVEQLRDALFRPSPALFGHVAEVDGQVVGMALWFLNFSTWRGTHGVYLEDLYVRPDQRQSGLGRALLRALAEECVARGYARLEWWVLDWNAPAIGFYKSLGALPMDEWTVFRLTDDALTRLGRDG; this comes from the coding sequence TTGACTGATCCTCGCGTCCGCCGCGTCCGCGAGGAGGACGTGCCCGCCGTCGTCGCCCTGGTCGAGGAGCTGGCCGAGTACGAACGCGCGCGGCACGAGTGCCACCTGACCGTCGAGCAGCTGCGCGACGCGCTGTTCCGCCCCTCGCCCGCCCTCTTCGGCCACGTGGCCGAAGTGGACGGTCAGGTCGTCGGGATGGCCTTGTGGTTCCTCAACTTCTCCACTTGGCGCGGCACGCACGGCGTCTACCTGGAGGACCTCTACGTGCGGCCGGACCAGCGCCAGAGCGGGCTCGGCCGGGCGCTGCTGCGAGCGCTCGCCGAGGAGTGCGTCGCCCGCGGCTACGCGCGCCTGGAGTGGTGGGTGCTCGACTGGAACGCGCCCGCGATCGGCTTCTACAAGTCGCTCGGCGCGCTCCCGATGGACGAGTGGACCGTCTTCCGCCTCACCGACGACGCCCTCACCCGACTGGGACGGGACGGCTGA